The sequence below is a genomic window from Nostoc flagelliforme CCNUN1.
AATCAATTGCTTTTGCGGATTTTCCCTACTATTACACGAAGTTTGGCTATGAAGATCCACAGCAGATTTACTACATTCGTCAGTTATTGCCTGGAGTTAAGCTGATTGGACTGAATTCTAACTCCTTTAATGACCAGGGTGAGCAAGTGGGGTGTTTGGATGCCAAACAGCTACGGTGGTTAGAAGAGGTGCTGGCGGCATCTAGTGATGAATTAATTATGGTGATGGTGCATCATAATGTGGTCGAGCATTTGCCAAATCAATCGAACCATCCACTGGCAAATCGATACATGTTGTCCAATTCAGCAGAACTATTGCAGTTGCTAAGACGCTACGGAGTCAAATTAGTATTTACGGGACATTTGCACGTTCAGGATATTGCTTACTCAGATGGAGTTTATGATATTACCACTGGTTCTTTAGTGAGCTATCCTCATCCTTATCGGGTGCTAGAGTTTCATCGAGATAACCAAGGTAAAGAATCGTTGCAGATTTTATCTCATCGGGTTGAGTCAGTGCCTGAGTTTCCCGACTTGCAACAGTCATCACGGCAGTGGATGGGCGATCGCTCTTTCCCCTTCCTAATCAAGCTACTAACTCACTCTCCATTAAATTTACCATTATCACAGGCAAAAGAATTAGCTCCTAGTTTGCGCGAATTCTGGGCAACTATTGCCGATGGAGATGCAGTATTAGATTATCCCCACTTTCCGCTAGAAGTAAGGCGTTACATTCAGTCCTATGGTGCATTGGCGCAGCCCAACCCAGGTATGGCTAATAATGGAACTCTGACGCTGATTGATAATAACAGCACACTTTTGCTAGGTTAGGAGTGATGAGTGTCCGTGTGAAAGTAACTTTTTTGTCTGGGTTAAAAGCTTGGTGACTTTTTAAATAGCGATCGCTCCTACCATAATTCTCCTATCAAAAGTCACCAAGACGCGGGCTACTCTTGTACAGACGCGATTAATCGCGTCTCTAATTACCGATATCTTCATTCCAAAGTTCGGGGTTAGTTTCAATAAACTCACTCATCATCTGTTCGCAATCGTCAAGATTAAGATCAATTACTTCCACACCGTGAGATACCATAAATTCTTTAGCACCAGGAAAAGTTCTGGATTCTCCGACGATGACTTTCTTAATACCAAATTGTACCACTGCCCCAGCACACAGGTAGCACGGCATTAAAGTTGAATAGAGTGTAGTACCTCTATAGCTGCCAACTCTCCCAGCATTGCGGAGACAATCAATTTCCGCATGGGTGACAGGATCTGCGTCTTGCACACGTTTATTGTGTCCTCTGCCCAAAATTTTGCCATCCTTGACGAGAACCGAACCAATGGGAATTCCACCTTCTTGTCTGCCTTGTTTCGCTTCTTGAATAGCAGCTTCCATAAACTCATCCATATTAATTCTCCTTTTATGACAAAACAACTAGTATTAATGGATCACGATGGCGGTGTTGATGATTATTTAGCAACTATGTTGCTGTTGACGATGGATCATATTGAACTCCTTGGTGTTGTTGTCACTCCAGCAGATTGCTACATTCAACCAGCTGTTAGCGCCACACGTAAAATTATAGATTTGATGGGATTTTCTCATATCCCGGTAGCAGAAAGTACTGTGCGCGGTATCAATCCATTTCCTACTCTCTATCGCCGTGATTCGTTTATCGTTGACCATCTCCCCATTCTCAATCAAAGCGAAACCATCACTACGCCTCTGGTTGCCGAAACAGGTCAAGATTTCATGATCAAGGTGTTGCGGGAGGTATCAGACGCCGTAACGTTGATGGTAACTGGCCCGTTGACCACGGTAGCAGTGGCTTTGGATAAAGCACCAGACATTGAAGCCAAGATTCACAGAATTGTTTGGATGGGGGGTGCATTAAATGTCGGTGGCAATGTAGAAAAAAGTTTGGAAGCAGGACAAGATGGTTCGGCCGAATGGAATGTTTATTGGGATGCGGTTTCAGCAGCGCGGGTATGGCAAACCCAAATTGAAATTATTATGTGTCCTTTGGATTTAACTAACAATGTGCCAGTCACATCAGAGTTAGTATACAAAATGGGACGACAACGCCACTATCCCATTTCTGATTTAGCCGGACAATGTTATGCCCTAGTTATCCCCCAAGATTATTATTTCTGGGATGTGTTAGCAACAGCTTATTTGGGACATCCAGAATTTTATCAATTGCGCGAATGGGAAACAGAAATTATCACTACTGGTCTTAGTCAGGGGCGTACTAAAGTAGTTTCTGGTGGTCGTAAAATTTTTGCTATGGATAAGGTAGATAAAGAAGCTTTTTATAATTATATTTTACGGCAATGGGCAAGATAAAAACTAAAAAATTAGGTGGCGTGGATACTCAAACTTGCCACTGAAAACTAACGAGCAAGATCACCGGACGCAGACAACCTCTGCAACTCAACTGACCATATTGGGACATTCCGGTGCAAAGAT
It includes:
- a CDS encoding metallophosphoesterase family protein; amino-acid sequence: MALNFRFAVVSDLHLALPHTIWDHPNRFHLVEVSISAFQSVLEHLTQLDLDFLLLPGDLTQHGEPENHAWLQQCLAQLPFPVYVVPGNHDVPVLLADQQSIAFADFPYYYTKFGYEDPQQIYYIRQLLPGVKLIGLNSNSFNDQGEQVGCLDAKQLRWLEEVLAASSDELIMVMVHHNVVEHLPNQSNHPLANRYMLSNSAELLQLLRRYGVKLVFTGHLHVQDIAYSDGVYDITTGSLVSYPHPYRVLEFHRDNQGKESLQILSHRVESVPEFPDLQQSSRQWMGDRSFPFLIKLLTHSPLNLPLSQAKELAPSLREFWATIADGDAVLDYPHFPLEVRRYIQSYGALAQPNPGMANNGTLTLIDNNSTLLLG
- a CDS encoding nucleoside deaminase; protein product: MDEFMEAAIQEAKQGRQEGGIPIGSVLVKDGKILGRGHNKRVQDADPVTHAEIDCLRNAGRVGSYRGTTLYSTLMPCYLCAGAVVQFGIKKVIVGESRTFPGAKEFMVSHGVEVIDLNLDDCEQMMSEFIETNPELWNEDIGN
- a CDS encoding nucleoside hydrolase produces the protein MTKQLVLMDHDGGVDDYLATMLLLTMDHIELLGVVVTPADCYIQPAVSATRKIIDLMGFSHIPVAESTVRGINPFPTLYRRDSFIVDHLPILNQSETITTPLVAETGQDFMIKVLREVSDAVTLMVTGPLTTVAVALDKAPDIEAKIHRIVWMGGALNVGGNVEKSLEAGQDGSAEWNVYWDAVSAARVWQTQIEIIMCPLDLTNNVPVTSELVYKMGRQRHYPISDLAGQCYALVIPQDYYFWDVLATAYLGHPEFYQLREWETEIITTGLSQGRTKVVSGGRKIFAMDKVDKEAFYNYILRQWAR